TCTGGAAACCATCTTCCAAAACACCTTTGTGCGCTGTAGCTGTGCATCATATCATCCAAAAAGTTCTGAAAGAAAACCATCTTCCGGCAGGTGTCCTCAGCCTGGTAGTTGCCGGCTCTTCATCCTTAGGCGATAATTTCCTGGCCGACAAGCGAATGCCGTTAATCTCAGTCACAGGCTCTGTAAGGGTCGGCCGCCATGTTGCAAAAATTGTCGGGGAAAGATTGGGCAGGACAATCCTTGAATTAGGCGGCAATAACGCTATCATTATTTCCCAGTACGGGAACAAAGATATGGCCTTGCGCGGCAGCCTTTTCGGGGCCATTGCCACAGCAGGGCAGCGATGCACCACTACGCGGAGGCTGATCATCCATGATTGCATGTTTGATATATTCAGGGAAAAACTTTTAAAATCGTATAATCAGGTAAAAATCGGGAACCCTTTAGATGAAACTACTATTGTTGGCCCCCTTGTCGATAAAAGCGCCGTTGAAGCGTTTCGCCATGCGCAGGAGGAGGTTGTTAAAGAAGGTGGAAAGATAATATTCGGCGGGCAGATCCTGGAGGGAGAAGGGTTTGAATCTGGCTGCTATGTCGTTCCCTGCATAGCTGAGGCAGAGAACCATTATCAAATTGTCCAGGAAGAGACTTTTGCCCCTATTCTTTACCTGATCAGGTATAAAACCATTGAGGAGGCTATTGAAATTCAGAATGGCGTACCCCAGGGACTCTCTTCGGCTATTTTTTCACGGAACATTATTGAAACAGAGAAATTCCTTTCCCATGCCGGTTCTGATTGCGGGATTGCTAATGTGAATATTGCAACGAATGGTGCTGAGATCGGCGGAGCTTTCGGTGGTGAGAAAGATACCGGCGGTGGCCGTGAATCAGGCAGCGACGCCTGGAAAGCTTATATGCGCAGGCAGACCAACACGATCAATTTCAGTACTGAGCTTCCATTAGCACAAGGAATTAAATTTGATATTTTTGAAGAATAATTATATGAAGAAGTTCCAGATTATTTACCTTTTGATCGTTTTCGCCCTCTTAACCCAAACCGGGAAATCACAGGAAATCACAAATGATTTTTATGATGATGCTGAAACTTCCAGCCTGAAAGGGTTGACAACTATCCAGGTCACCGGGGAAATCGGAAATCCCGGAGAAATAGATATCATTAAACTTCAGCCACGCTCCCTGGTAATGAAGGAGGCGCTGGCTGACGGCGATTCGAACCGGTTTATCGGGGCATACCGGTATGATGGTTACTCACTTTACGACATACTTAACCATGTCATTCTCAAAAAGAAAAATGAAGCTGAGTTTCCCCCAATCA
Above is a window of Bacteroidales bacterium DNA encoding:
- a CDS encoding aldehyde dehydrogenase family protein; its protein translation is MKEVLKRLGIKEINHGIHDGLKWVETHGGLLESHSPVDGKLIAKVCQASREDYERVIFSAQKAFTAWQIVPAPKRGEIVRQIANELRIYKEPLGKLVTYEMGKTCQEGLGEVQEMIDIADYAVGLSRQLYGLTMHSERPQHRMYEQYHPLGVVGVISSFNFPVAVWAWNAMIAMVCGDVVIWKPSSKTPLCAVAVHHIIQKVLKENHLPAGVLSLVVAGSSSLGDNFLADKRMPLISVTGSVRVGRHVAKIVGERLGRTILELGGNNAIIISQYGNKDMALRGSLFGAIATAGQRCTTTRRLIIHDCMFDIFREKLLKSYNQVKIGNPLDETTIVGPLVDKSAVEAFRHAQEEVVKEGGKIIFGGQILEGEGFESGCYVVPCIAEAENHYQIVQEETFAPILYLIRYKTIEEAIEIQNGVPQGLSSAIFSRNIIETEKFLSHAGSDCGIANVNIATNGAEIGGAFGGEKDTGGGRESGSDAWKAYMRRQTNTINFSTELPLAQGIKFDIFEE